The Pseudomonas rhizosphaerae genomic sequence TTGTGGCTCAGCGGCTTGGGCGTCGTGCTGCAGTGGGCGTGGGCTGTGTTCCACATCCTGATCATCACGCTGCAGGCGTTCATCTTCATGATGCTGACCATCGTCTACCTTTCGATGGCTCACGAAGAAAATCATTAAGACGCGCCTGGCGAGTCTGATGCCCCTCGCGCTCTGGTGCGAGGGAGGCCCATGCGGGTCGAAACACCGGTTTGTAACACCGCTTTAAAACCTAAAAACCAAGCAAAAGACGACGTAAAAAGTCGGGAGGAAAGATGGAAACTGTAGTTGGTCTAACCGCTATCGCTGTTGCTCTGCTGATCGGCCTGGGCGCACTGGGTACCGCTATCGGCTTCGGCCTGCTGGGCGGCAAGTTCCTGGAAGGCGCTGCTCGCCAGCCAGAAATGGTCCCAATGCTGCAAGTTAAAATGTTCATCGTCGCCGGTCTGCTCGACGCCGTGACCATGATCGGTGTTGGTATCGCTCTGTTCTTCACCTTCGCGAACCCCTTCGTTGGTCAACTCGCTGGCTGATCTCTCGAACCTTCGAGTGGATTGGTGTGATGGACAAAGAACGAGCGAGGTGTTGGCGTGAACATTAATGCAACCCTGATTGGCCAGACCGTTGCGTTCTTCATTTTTGTGCTGTTCTGCATGAAGTTCGTGTGGCCTCCGGTCATCGCGGCTTTGCACGAACGTCAGAAGAAGATCGCTGATGGTTTGGACGCTGCCAGCCGAGCAGCTCGCGACCTGGAGTTGGCCCAAGAGAAAGTGGGTCAGCAACTGCGCGAAGCGAAAGCTCAGGCAGCCGAAATCATTGAGCAGGCAAAGAAACGCGGCAACCAGATCGTCGAAGAGGCCGTTGAAAAGGCCCGTATCGACGCTGACCGCGTGAAAGTGCAGGCTCAAGCCGAGATCGAGCAGGAACTGAACGGCGTCAAAGACGCGCTGCGTGCCCAACTGGGCGTGCTGGCCGTAGGCGGTGCCGAGAAGATCCTGGGCGCCACAATCGATCAAAACGCGCACGCGGAGCTGGTTAACAAACTGGCTGCTGAAATCTAAGCGAGGGCGATCATGGCAGAACTGACCACGTTGGCCCGACCTTACGCTAAGGCGGCCTTCGAGCACGCTCAGGCCCACCAGCAGCTGGCCAATTGGTCAGCCATGCTCGGCCTGGCTGCAGCGGTGGCGCAAGACGCCACCATGCAGAGCCTGCTCAAGGCCCCGCGACTGACTAGCGCAGACAAGGCCGCCACGTTCATTGACGTGTGCGGCGACAAGTTCGATGCCAAGGCACAGAATTTCATCCACGTCGTTGCCGAAAACGACCGTCTCCTGCTGTTGCCGGAGATCGCCGAACTGTTCGACCTGTACAAGGCCGAGCAGGAAAAATCGGTCGATGTGGAAGTCACCAGTGCCTTCGCATTGAACCAAGAACAGCAAGACAAACTCGCCAAGGTTCTCAGTGCACGACTCGACCGGGAAGTGCGCCTGCAAGTTGCGGAGGATGCCAGCCTGATCGGTGGCGTCGTCATCCGCGCCGGCGACCTGGTTATCGATGGCTCGATTCGCGGCAAACTCGCGAAACTGGCCGAAGCATTGAAATCTTGAGTTTGAAGGGGCAGCAGAGCAATGCAGCAACTCAATCCTTCCGAAATAAGTGAAATCATCAAGGGTCGCATCGACAAGCTCGATGTGACCTCCCAAGCCCGTAACGAAGGCACCGTCGTCAGCGTTTCCGACGGTATCGTACGGATTCACGGTCTGGCCGACGTCATGTACGGCGAAATGATCGAGTTTCCTGGCGGCGTCTTCGGCATGGCACTCAACCTGGAGCAGGACTCCGTAGGCGCCGTGGTACTGGGCGCGTACACCAGCCTGGCCGAAGGCATGAGCGCCAAGTGCACCGGCCGCATCCTGGAAGTTCCGGTCGGCAAGGAACTGCTGGGTCGCGTCGTCGACGCACTGGGCAACCCTGTCGATGGCAAGGGTCCTCTGGGCAACACCCAGACCGACGCAGTCGAAAAGGTTGCACCGGGCGTTATCTGGCGTAAGTCGGTAGACCAGCCTGTACAGACTGGCTACAAGGCTGTCGACGCCATGATCCCTGTCGGCCGTGGCCAGCGCGAGCTGATCATCGGTGACCGTCAGATCGGCAAGACCGCTCTGGCGATCGACGCGATCATCAACCAGAAGAACTCCGGTATCTTCTGCGTCTACGTTGCCATCGGTCAGAAGCAATCGACCATCGCCAACGTGGTTCGCAAGCTGGAAGAAAACGGCGCCCTGGCCAACACCATCGTGGTGGCTGCCAGTGCTTCGGAATCTCCTGCGCTGCAATTCCTGGCACCTTATGCCGGTTGCACCATGGGCGAGTTCTTCCGTGACCGTGGCGAAGACGCACTGATCGTCTACGACGACCTGTCCAAGCAAGCAGTGGCCTACCGCCAGATTTCCCTGCTGCTGCGTCGTCCACCAGGCCGTGAAGCCTACCCAGGCGACGTGTTCTATCTCCACTCCCGCTTGCTGGAGCGTGCATCGCGCGTTTCCGAAGAGTACGTCGAGAAGTTCACCAACGGCGCAGTGACTGGCAAGACCGGTTCCCTGACCGCGTTGCCGATCATCGAAACCCAGGCTGGCGACGTTTCCGCGTTCGTTCCGACCAACGTGATTTCCATCACCGACGGTCAGATCTTCCTGGAATCGGCCATGTTCAACTCGGGCATCCGCCCTGCAGTGAACGCCGGTGTTTCGGTATCCCGCGTAGGTGGTGCCGCTCAGACCAAGATCATCAAGAAGCTGTCCGGTGGTATCCGTACCGCCCTGGCTCAGTACCGTGAACTGGCGGCATTCGCCCAGTTCGCTTCTGACCTGGACGAAGCCACCCGCAAGCAGCTCGAACACGGCCAGCGCGTGACCGAGCTGATGAAGCAGAAGCAGTACTCGCCTATGTCGATCGCCGACATGGCGCTGTCGCTGTATGCAGCCGAGCGTGGTTTCCTGACCGACGTCGAGATCACCAAGGTTGGTAGCTTCGAGCAGGCCCTGATTGCTTACTTCAACCGCGATCACGCCGACCTGTTGGCGAAGATCAACGTGAAGGGTGACTTCAATGACGAAATCGACGCTGGCCTCAAGGCTGGTATCGAGAAGTTCAAGGCCACCCAAACCTGGTAAGCCGCAGCAGGGGCCGCAAGGCCCCTGCTTGCTAACCTGATAGGTGTTACATGGCAGGCGCAAAAGAGATTCGCAGTAAGATTGCGAGCATCAAAAGCACGCAAAAGATTACCAGCGCCATGGAAAAAGTGGCGGTCAGCAAAATGCGCAAGGCACAAATGCGCATGGCAGCCAGCCGTCCCTACGCGGAACGTATCCGCCAGGTGATTGGGCATCTGGCCAACGCCAACCCGGAATACCGCCACCCGTTCATGATCGAACGCGCCGTCAAGCGCGTCGGCTATATCGTGGTGAGCAGCGACCGTGGTCTGTGCGGCGGCTTGAACACCAACCTGTTCAAGGCCCTGGTCAAGGACATGGCGGCCAATCGCGAACGCGGTGTCGAGATCGACCTGTGCGTGATCGGCAGCAAGGGTGCAGCGTTCTTTCGCAACTTCGGCGGCAACGTCGTGGCAGCGATCAGCCATCTGGGCGAAGAGCCGTCGATCAATGATCTGATCGGCAGCGTCAAGGTGATGCTGGACGCGTACCTGGAAGGCCGTATCGATCGCCTGTCCGTGGTGTCCAAC encodes the following:
- the atpE gene encoding F0F1 ATP synthase subunit C, which produces METVVGLTAIAVALLIGLGALGTAIGFGLLGGKFLEGAARQPEMVPMLQVKMFIVAGLLDAVTMIGVGIALFFTFANPFVGQLAG
- a CDS encoding F0F1 ATP synthase subunit B — its product is MNINATLIGQTVAFFIFVLFCMKFVWPPVIAALHERQKKIADGLDAASRAARDLELAQEKVGQQLREAKAQAAEIIEQAKKRGNQIVEEAVEKARIDADRVKVQAQAEIEQELNGVKDALRAQLGVLAVGGAEKILGATIDQNAHAELVNKLAAEI
- a CDS encoding F0F1 ATP synthase subunit delta, with the translated sequence MAELTTLARPYAKAAFEHAQAHQQLANWSAMLGLAAAVAQDATMQSLLKAPRLTSADKAATFIDVCGDKFDAKAQNFIHVVAENDRLLLLPEIAELFDLYKAEQEKSVDVEVTSAFALNQEQQDKLAKVLSARLDREVRLQVAEDASLIGGVVIRAGDLVIDGSIRGKLAKLAEALKS
- the atpA gene encoding F0F1 ATP synthase subunit alpha, with translation MQQLNPSEISEIIKGRIDKLDVTSQARNEGTVVSVSDGIVRIHGLADVMYGEMIEFPGGVFGMALNLEQDSVGAVVLGAYTSLAEGMSAKCTGRILEVPVGKELLGRVVDALGNPVDGKGPLGNTQTDAVEKVAPGVIWRKSVDQPVQTGYKAVDAMIPVGRGQRELIIGDRQIGKTALAIDAIINQKNSGIFCVYVAIGQKQSTIANVVRKLEENGALANTIVVAASASESPALQFLAPYAGCTMGEFFRDRGEDALIVYDDLSKQAVAYRQISLLLRRPPGREAYPGDVFYLHSRLLERASRVSEEYVEKFTNGAVTGKTGSLTALPIIETQAGDVSAFVPTNVISITDGQIFLESAMFNSGIRPAVNAGVSVSRVGGAAQTKIIKKLSGGIRTALAQYRELAAFAQFASDLDEATRKQLEHGQRVTELMKQKQYSPMSIADMALSLYAAERGFLTDVEITKVGSFEQALIAYFNRDHADLLAKINVKGDFNDEIDAGLKAGIEKFKATQTW
- the atpG gene encoding F0F1 ATP synthase subunit gamma, with product MAGAKEIRSKIASIKSTQKITSAMEKVAVSKMRKAQMRMAASRPYAERIRQVIGHLANANPEYRHPFMIERAVKRVGYIVVSSDRGLCGGLNTNLFKALVKDMAANRERGVEIDLCVIGSKGAAFFRNFGGNVVAAISHLGEEPSINDLIGSVKVMLDAYLEGRIDRLSVVSNKFINTMTQQPTVEQLIPLEATPDQELKHHWDYLYEPDAKELLEGLMVRYVESQVYQAVVENNAAEQAARMIAMKNATDNAGDLISDLQLIYNKARQAAITQEISEIVGGAAAV